TTATATAGCATACATTATTTTGAGGTTGTGAAAATATTCTTAATCagaatattcttaattttaatattcttaattaaaatatattcttaattaGACAGCCAATTTTTAAGTGTAATGTTCATAATTGTATAACATGCTTATACATTGGattataaaaacatttataacataattaatattaccTTGGaacattatgattattttattattaattaatacatagAGCTTAAGCCACTGAACCCTCTTAATTCTAAACCTCAAGCTTACTCAATTATTgcaataatgatattaatcCACTTTTCttccataattaaaaaatattccaaGAACTAAAAGACACTTCTTATGCCATTGAAGGAGCCACGGATTTCATTTGTGGAAATGCTGCCTCCCACTTTGAAGTGAGTGCTCTTCATAGGCTACAGAGAAAGAACTTAGATGCCATAATTCATTAAGTTCAATTATAGTTTCTGTTggaaaaaatagcataacaTGCTAATTTGAGAGCACATTTTGAGTGGGTCTCACTTAacgaaagtgaaaaatattgtgaGGTTCGGATTCTACTCCGTTAATACTtcaatagtataattttattttctcaaaataatgcttgggtgaatgagaaattatcTCTCAAAGTTCACTCttgaagttgaaaatttgaaaggaaatgagtCTTATCCCACATGGGAAAAAGAAGCCTAGGAATAagtgtttaaatataaacacttaACCATACATGAGTAAGAATTATAAGCATAGAGACTCTCTCCACACGCGCGTGCGCAAGAGGGGTGGGAATCAAAGCCCGATTTAGTTGAAATCGTGTGCGCCCGCGCGTCCTGCGTACACGAATGTCAGCCCAAAATCATCCATGCAAGCTAGGCACGtttttaattccttttgaattttttattgtaacagTTTATGtgaattcaaaaaattggTAACaacttttacaattatttttagctGTTAttcacgtttttttttttaattcaattttgaaatcaattcGTTAAATTGATTTGGCTgttataacaattaattaaaatgtattGAATTCGAAAATTCAATACAAAAGCTATTACATCCTCCCTTGAGTATAAAAAGGCACCTTCACTTCTGTTTTTTCCACTTGCAAAAACGAGCAAAAAGCACACTTATTTTCCCTTCATTCTTCTTCGTCTTTCTCTGATCGAGTTCACTGTTGTGGTTCGCCGGAATTTCCAGCCTGTGCTTGACTAGAAGTTCGTACCCGTTGCATCCTGGGAAACAGATACCATTAGACCTTAAGCACTCCGAATAGGTGGTGTTGAGTACATAAAGGCACCAGGTCGGCCATGCTACTGGTTCCGCCCCGGCACGGATCTTTTCAGCTATATGGTACGAGCAGAACACGGGGTTAAACAGGAGCCGACCCGAGATGAATGCGACCAGGAAAACATACCGACCAGAAGTATACGCCGAGCCGATACTCATCCCCAGGAAAGCGGGAACACGATCTCACAAAATCGCGGTAGTTGCGCTTCTCCCAGAACGGTTGAAGGACATGCGAGATccacgtttgcccacaatCTAACAGTTAGAGTCCCATGAGGGGCTACCACCACCCGAAAAAGGAGGGATAAGGGGCAAACGGAAAACGTGGGACAAAGGGCGgctataaaagagaaagacatcGAAGAAGACGGGGACAGAAAAAATGGAGAGAGGGGaaacgctgccaaattgcaaccaggccatttccttacaaatttcttaaatcCATATTACGctgttttcccgtaaacaccttgtgctaacttaggcatcggagggtttacgccggcaaaaccaccggcgtctctgatccgttTTTGCTGAACGCAGGTCTAGTGAGAGAGGGAAGGACGATTCCAACCCCAGTGGTTCGAGTGACAGTTGATAACACAAACGTTGGTGACAGAATCTGGTCGGTCCAAgggcgagcagatttcagcatcaacattttggcgtcgtctgtggggagctgaATAAAAAGCTACCACCAAATTAGTAAGTACCGGAGAAGCAGCGAGCAATTGGATATGGATGCGTCAAGAAAGGATATTTTAAGGGAGGACAATGAAACGGTGGAGACAATTACTCTCCGGGAGATTGCAAATGAAGCCCGAGAGAGGATGATGCAAAATAGACTGGAGCGgatggagaaacaaatggagacTCTCGCGGCCGTATTGTTTGAGCTGAGGGACGAGCGGTGAAAGAATTGTGAAACCCCCGTGGGAAGAGATGGAATTGGAGCAGAACCCAACCTCCGGGGGCGTAGGGTCGGGGAAATCCCTCCGCCCGCAGACTAACCTAACGGAGTGCATCCCCACCGAAGTACTGGTCGGGTCCCAGGGGAATACGTGGATGAAGGGAGAGACCAAATTCGCCCCGGACGGGTACTGGAAATAAATGGCCGAGGGGCCAGTGTTGATGAGGGAGAGCTCAGACAGCGGTTGCAGAACGTCGAGCAGGAGCGTGATCAGATAGCTGCACGTGATCCTGATCGTGCTGTAGAATTGGAGGGGTAGGTGCGCAGATTGGCGCAGGTGATAGAGGAGATGCAGGGCAAGAGGAAACCCCCGAActggaggataatgctagaTGAAGAATCCCCGTTATCAATTGAGATCATGAGCACCATAATCCCAAGAGATTTCCGCTTCCCTAACCTCAAATACTCCGGGCGAAGTGACCCGTTGGTGCACATTGAGCGTTTCAACGACATGACGGGTGTGCAGGGGCTGACACCAGCTCAGAGATGCAGGGTGTTCCCGTTGACACTAGAGGGACGAGCCCGAGAATGGTACCGCAAGCTGCCCCGAGGAGGAATAAAGGGGTatgagcagatgtgccaggagtTGGCCGAGCAGTTCCGAGGGGCGGTGGCCCCAGaggatgacatgatggagctgaTGGGGATGAAGCAGGAGGAGCATGAATCCCTTCGCGATTTCGTAAAACGATATCACCGAGCCGTGCTGGATTTGTGAGCTTTTAATCACCCGCAGGCGTTGAGGGGATTAAAAGAAGGTGTAAGAATCGGCCGGTTGTGGTATAACTTAAGAAGCCCCCTCGTATAGAATTACTCGTCGGGGTATGAGCAGGCGAAACGAGATATAGAAATCGAAGAGGAAAAATCAGCAAGAATTAAAAGTGAACAGCTGGAAGAGCTGAGGCGAAGAGAACGAAGAGCCCCGAAAGGAAGCGGGTCGGAAAAGTGAACTGGAGAATCTTCGGGGATGGGCGGAATATCAGCTCGGTCTCGCCCTTACCCCATAGCTCAGAGAGCACAACAGTTCCAACACAGCCGGGCTCAACCTCCGCGCCCCCCGATCCCAAAGCGGCAGCGAGAATTCAGGTAGGTGACTGCCCACCCTTACCACCGCACTCCCAGAGAGGTAAACGCGACCAATTACAGGTCTGGCCGACCAGAGCAGTTACCGGCTATACCAGCCCGAAGTGACATCCATGATAGCCGAGCAGTTCAGTTGGTTGACCAGAGCGCGGCATATAGACGATATACTCCATTAAAAATCTCCATGGAGGAACTATATGAAAGGATCGAGGGACGAGGACTGCTGTATACTCCGGCCCCTATAACGAAACCCGCTCACCAGCGTGATAAGAGCAGGTTCTGCAAATTCCACAACATTCACGGTCATACTATCAGCCAATGCCGTGACCTAAGGATTCAGGTGGAGGATTTGGTGAGGAATCAGTACTTGGATGAGTACGTAGATGGAGTGTCCCCCGTCAGTGAGTCGCAATATTCACAGGATGAAGGAGTTGAAAGGGGTTTGGAACGAGAACAGCCGACTATCCAAGTTATAGCAGGAGGGCCAACATTGGCCGGGGATTCAAACAGAGCACGGAAGAACTATGGGAGGTATGCCGTGACTGGCAGAGAGGTGCTTCTAAATTTGCCAGCAACCAAGAAGGTAAGAGTGCGGCAAGTTCCCATCATGTGGACGGAGGATGACGAAGAGGGCATTTTGTATCCTCATGAGGATGCACTGGTGATTAAAGCATTGGTTGCTAGCACAGAATTGAGGCGAATACTGGTGGATACGGGCAGCTCAGTCGATATTCTGTTTAAGTCGGCCCTAGATGATATGGGGATTTCAGATTTAAAGCTGGAGCGGACAAACACATCATTAAAGGGATTTGGAGGTGGACGATTAACTCCCATGGGGGTCATTGAACTCCCAATTACTGTGGGGACAAAGCCCTTTGAAAGAACGATGATGCTGGACTTTGTCGTGGTAGAGGAAAAAagtccttaccagatgatatTGGGGAGACCCTTCATGAGGACAAGCCAAAGTGTAATGTCCACGCATTATCTGGCGTTGAAATATAGCATAAATGGAGTTGTGGGTGTAGTAAAGGGCGACCAGAGAATGGCCAGGAGCTGCTATGCTACAGCGGCCAAGGAAACGCTGCAGGTTACCTCTCTAGATAACCGAGGAGATTCGAGAAATGATCGCCAGGAACCTGTTGAGAAGCTGGAGGAAGTTGTTGTAAGCAACAGTGACCCTAGCAGAGTTGTTAAGGTCGGATCAGAATTGGGTGAAGTGTCTACAGTCCCATGCAGACATATTTGCCTGGTCTCATGAGGATATGCCAGGTATTGATCGCGGGATAGCTTGTCACAAGCTGGCGGTTAAGAAAGGGGTAAGGCCAGTGAGGCAGAAAAGGAGGTGCTTTAACCATGAAaggtacgaggccataaatgCCGAGGTGGAAAAGCTGCTGAAAGCAGGATTTATAAGGGAAGCTAAGTACCCGGAGTGGATTTCCAATGTGGTATTAGTAAAGAAGGCCAATGGGAAGTGGAGAATGTGTGTAGACTTCACGGACCTCAATAAGGCATGCCCGAAGGACAGCTTTTCCCTACCAAAAATAGATCAGCTGGTGGACTCAACCGCGGGTCATAGTCTGCTCAGTTTCATGGATGCCTTCTCCGGATACAACCAGATACCCATGAacgagcaggatgaggaaAGCACCACATTTATAACTAACATGGGTTTGTTTTGTTACAGGGTGATGCCCTTTGGCCTGAAAAATGCAGGAGCTACCTATCAGAGGTTAGTGAACAAGGTCTTCAAACCATTGATCGGTCGCACTATGGAAGTATATGTGGACGATATGATCACCAAGTCAAGAGAACCGAAAGACCATGTGAAGCACTTGGAAGAGACTTTCGAATTGCTGAACAAAATGAAGCTGAACCCGGAGAAATGTGCATTTGGGGTCAGCTCGGGCAAATTTTTGGGATACCTGGTGAGCCATCGAGGTATTGAAGCCAACCCAGAAAAGATACGGGCGGTGATAGAAATGAGGTCCCCACGAATAGTTAAGGAGGTGCAGAGCCTTACGGGAAAGTTGGAAGCATTGAACCGATTCATTTCGCGAGCCACTGATAAATGTCACTATTTCTTCCAAGTCATAAAGAAAGGGAAGAAGATGGAATGGACACCAGAATGCGAGGGGGCATTTGGACAGCTGAAGGAATATCTAGCCCGCGCCCCGTTACTATCAACTCCGAGAGAGGGTGACCAGCTGCTCTTATACTTGGCAATCTCTAAGCAGGCTACCAGCTCGGTCTTAGTCAGGGAAGTAGAAGGGAAGCAACACCCGGTATACTACACAAGCAAGGCCCTGGTGGACGCAGAAACTAGATATCCACTAATGGAGAAGTGGGCGCTGGCTTTGATAACGGCAGCACGCAAACTCCGACCATACTTCCAAGCCCACCAGATCGTTGTGATGACTGACCAACCACTTCGGTAAGTACTTCAAAAATCAGATGCGTCTGGTCGGTTAGTAAAATGGTCCGTGGAGTTGAGCGAATATAACCTGTCCTACAGGCCCCGAGGAGCAATCAAGACCCAAGCCCTGGTAGATTTTATGGTGGACCGTGTTGAACCGGGGGAAAAGGTCCAAGAGGAGCAACCGGTAGAGCAAGAGGATTCAAAGGAGATATGACTGGTAATGGTTGACGGATCATGTAGTGAGCAAGGATCCGGAGCAGGAGTTGTAATACGGAGCCCAGAGGGAACCGAGATAACATATGCGGTGAAGTTCGAATTTCAGCTCACAAACAACCAAGCTGAATATGAGGCCTTTATCACCGGGCTCGGACTTGCACACGCTCTAAGAGCAGAGAGGGTAGAAATCCGAGCAGATTCCCAACTGGTGTGTAATCAGCTCAATGATCAGTTCTAAACAAGGGGAGAGAAGATGAGTCTTTATTTAAAGAAGGCCAAGCAGATGGTTGGGCTTTTCCAAGCAGTGGAGGTAAAGCAGATATCCCGGAATGAGAATTTCCGAGCCGATATGCTGGCTAGGATGGCAGCCTTTGCAGATCCCAAATTACCAAAGTCAGTTCCACTAGAGGTAAGGACCTCACCAAGTATTGAGGAAGAAGCAGAGGTGATGAGAGTAAGTATTGGAGAATCCTGGATAGACCCGATTCGCGCATATGTCCGCGATGGCGTTTTACCAGAGGACAAAAGGcaagcaagaaaattaaaatgccgAGCAGCAAGGTATACGCTACTGGATGGAGTGCTGTACCGCCGAGGGTTCACCTTGCCTCTTTTGAGATGtttggatgatgaggaggcGGATTATGTGCTGAGAGAGATTCATGAGGGAATATGCGGCAATCACTCGGGAGCAAGAACTTTAGCCTTCAAGGCACTCCGGCAAGGATACTTCTGGCCAACCATGCACCAGGATGCCAAAAGGATGGCCAAGAATTGTAAAACATGCCAAAGCTTCTCCGAGGTTCCTGCACAACCACCGGAGAAACTGACGGCTATGACATCCCCATGGCCTTTCGCTCAATGGGGAATCGACTTGATTGGTCCATTACCTAAGGGACGAGGAGCGGCGACACATGCAATCGTGGCAATAGACTACTTCACCAAGTGGGTGGAAGTAGGAGTCCTCAGCCAGATCACAGAGAGGAAGACAACagattttatttggaaaaacaTCATCTGCAGATATGGGATCCCCTACGCCATCATCACAGACAATGGGAGGCAATTTGACAACGGCAACTTCAGGGAATTTTGCCGAAACCTGGGGGTGGACCTAAAGTTCTGCACCCCCGCACACCCCCAGGCAAACGGGCAAGTGGAAACAGCCAACAAGGTGATAAAGAAGCTCCTAAAGACTAGATTGGGGGAGAAGAAGGGAGCTTGGGTTGACGAGCTACCAGGGGTACTGTGGGCCTACAGGACAACTCACAAAACCGCCACAGGAGAAACACCGTTCGCTTTAGCTTTTGGTCATGAGGCGGTAATCCCAGCAGAGATTG
This window of the Citrus sinensis cultivar Valencia sweet orange chromosome 8, DVS_A1.0, whole genome shotgun sequence genome carries:
- the LOC127899136 gene encoding uncharacterized protein LOC127899136, whose protein sequence is MEELYERIEGRGLLYTPAPITKPAHQRDKSRFCKFHNIHGHTISQCRDLRIQVEDLVRNQYLDEYVDGVSPVSESQYSQDEGVERGLEREQPTIQVIAGGPTLAGDSNRARKNYGRYAVTGREVLLNLPATKKVRVRQVPIMWTEDDEEGILYPHEDALVIKALVASTELRRILVDTGSSVDILFKSALDDMGISDLKLERTNTSLKGFGGGRLTPMGVIELPITVGTKPFERTMMLDFVVVEEKSPYQMILGRPFMRTSQSVMSTHYLALKYSINGVVGVVKGDQRMARSCYATAAKETLQVTSLDNRGDSRNDRQEPVEKLEEVVVSNSDPSRVVKVGSELGEVSTVPCRHICLVS